In Carassius auratus strain Wakin unplaced genomic scaffold, ASM336829v1 scaf_tig00214902, whole genome shotgun sequence, one DNA window encodes the following:
- the LOC113093169 gene encoding uncharacterized protein LOC113093169 translates to MPMFCAVYGCSNRSNREKGKGFFRVPKIVVHKGEKCKKLTEQRRKKWILNVRLRSGGAESANARVCSDHFVGDCPSALVDVESVDWAPTVNLGYQKIKPKSEASLQREQRMKLKEDKQRRSECAEAMLNLQQTAESPDLTQTAESSEPKQSADISQSKDISGNGTLNDQDYADAGCQTELTMDDIEKMEDVLRQNTTELGDLRTKALDSQFNQESFEKNEDKTKFYTGLPNFLVLMQIFELCEPYITCGPMSVLSKFEQFILSLA, encoded by the exons ATGCCCATGTTTTGTGCAGTTTACGGCTGCTCCAATCGTTCTAACCGTGAAAAAGGAAAGGGTTTTTTCAGAGTTCCAAAGATTGTCGTCCATAAAGGTGAGAAATGTAAAAAGCTCACAGAACAACGACGTAAAAAGTGGATTTTAAACGTACGTCTGCGGTCGGGAGGAGCAGAGTCTGCTAATGCCCGTGTCTGCAGCGACCACTTTGTCGGAG ACTGCCCTAGCGCTTTGGTTGACGTTGAGTCGGTAGACTGGGCTCCGACAGTCAACCTCGGTTACCAAAAAATTAAGCCCAAATCAGAGGCATCTCTGCAACGAGAGCAGAGGATGAAGCTCAAGGAAGACAAACAAAGACGGTCGGAATGTGCAGAGGCTATGTTGAATCTCCAACAGACAGCTGAGAGCCCGGATCTAACGCAGACAGCCGAGAGCTCCGAACCGAAGCAGTCAGCTGACATCTCACAGTCAAAGGACATCAGTGGGAATGGGACATTAAATGATCAAG ACTATGCAGATGCCGGATGCCAGACGGAACTAACGATGGATGATATTGAGAAAATGGAGGATGTTCTGAGACAGAACACAACAGAGCTGGGAGATCTTCGGACCAAAGCACTGGACTCACAGTTCAACCAGGAGTCCTTTGAAAAAAATGAAGACAAGACAAAGTTCTACACAGGGCTTCCCAActtcttggttttaatgcagatTTTTGAGCTGTGCGAACCCTACATCACATGTGGTCCTATGTCTGTGCTGTCTAAATTTGAACAGTTCATCTTA AGTTTGGCATAA